The genomic DNA CAATAAAAGCATTAAATAATGGCATAAAAATAGCAAAGCCAATCAAGAACGAACCCGCATTCTTCAGTCTCGGCAATCTTTGAGCAGCTACTATTCCCATATCTAATAAGAAGAAGCATTCTGCACCATAGAATAATTGTCCAGTAAAAGGTTCCATTTTTACAATTCCTGAGGGATTACTGGAGGCAGTCAGAAATCCCACAATTAAGCTCGAAAGCAATAAATAAACTGATCCATTCAAAAGGGATTCATGTAATATTGCGCTTAGATGCATTTTTCTTGATTTTGGTCTGTTTTTTGGAGCTGCAAATTTCACAAGTAATAATCCCACAATGATTGCAGGAGATTCCATTAAAGCTAAGGCGCCAACCATAAACCCATCAAAAGCTATTTTTTGACTTTCTAAAAAACTTTCTGCAGAAATAAATGTAACAGCACTTATTGAGCCGTATGCTGCTGCTATTGCGGCTGAATTAAAGACATCAAACTTAAATCTTAAAATTAAGAATCCAATCAGTGGTATTAATAGTGACATCAGTATTGCAGCACTTAAAGTCGGCAATACTTGATCAGTAAACCCACTTTTCTGTATCTCTATACCTCCTTTAAAACCAATAGCTAGGAGAAGATATAAGGAGAAGAGTTTAGGTAGTGGAGCTGGTATTTCTAAATCAGATTTAAAGATTACTGATATTGCTCCAATTAAAAAGAAAAGAACCGGTGGGGCTAATACATTTTGCAGAATTGGATTTATTTCCATAAATTATTAGGCTATTTCATTTAGAGCAGTTTCTAAAGCTTCTTTTCTTGTCTCAATGATGCCCTCAACTCCAAACTTAGCTAATCTATCCTTTACTTTTTCATTTGCCCCAGCAACAAATGCTTTTCTGGAATTATTTTTTGCTTCTTGCATCATATCCTCAATTGCGAGAGTCGCAGTTACTCCAAGTCTTGGTACATCAGTGATATCTAATATCAAAACTTTGTAATTTCTTACTAGCATCATTCTCTCAGATATACCTTTAGCTGCCCCAAAACTAAGTGGTCCTTTAAGTCTGAATAACATTACTTCTCCGGAACATCTATCTAGTAGTGCTTTTTCATCAGCAGGTAATGCGTTTTTAGCTTGATCATTTTTTGATAAAGGATTATCTTCGTCCATACCTTCTAATTGAGTTTCTGTTATTGAATCAATAGTGAGCATATTTGCTATGAATACACCTACTAAAACTGCCCAAATTAAATCCCAAAAAACAGTCATTAGAAGTACTCCGTACATTACAACTGAAGTTTTTAAAGATAATTTGTGAGCTCTCCTCAAGAAACCCCAATCAATAATATCCAGACCAACTTTTATAAGAATTCCCGCTAGCAACGCAGTTGGTATTTGCTCAGCTAAAGGACCTGCGCCAACTAAAACTATCAACAAGACAACTGAATGAACCATACCAGAAATTGGAGTGGATCCTCCAGATTTAACATTAATGACTGTTCTCATTGTCGCTCCGGCTCCAGGTAAGCCTGAAAACAAACCTGCAACAGCATTTCCTATTCCTTGACCAATAAGTTCTCTATCAGAATTATGTTTTGTTTGAGATATATTGTCTGCTACTAGAGATGTTAGTAGGGAGTCAATTGCTCCAAGTACTGCTAGGACTAATCCTGCCTTAAAAATAATTGGAAAATATTGATTAAAACTTGGGAAATTTAAAGATGGAACCCCCCTAGGAATTTCTCCAATTCTATCAATGGCTCCATCTCCAAAAATTAATATTGATATTGGAGTTACTATCAATAGTGCTAAGAGAGGAGAAGGAACCCACTGACTTATTTTTCTAGGAGTTAGAAATACAATACCTAGAGTCATTATTGCTACTCCAATAGCAGCACCGTTGGGCTGGAAATTTGAAAATACAGTAGATAAAGATTCGACTACTCCACCACGAGTGCTAATTCCTAATAATGGACCAATCTGAAGAGCAATGATTATTACTCCAATACCAGACATAAATCCTGAAACAACAGAATATGGAACTAAAGTAATGTACTTACCTAGTTTTAAAATCCCGAATAATATTTGCAGCAAGCCCCCAATTACTACTGCTGCCATCACTAGAGGTAAAATTTGTCCTGCAGAAAGATCTCTTGGAACTCCGACTGCTGCTAAACCAGCCACTACACCAGCAACAGTTACACTCATGGGACCGGTAGGCCCACTAACTTGAGCAGGTGT from Prochlorococcus marinus XMU1402 includes the following:
- a CDS encoding sodium-dependent bicarbonate transport family permease, which codes for MEINPILQNVLAPPVLFFLIGAISVIFKSDLEIPAPLPKLFSLYLLLAIGFKGGIEIQKSGFTDQVLPTLSAAILMSLLIPLIGFLILRFKFDVFNSAAIAAAYGSISAVTFISAESFLESQKIAFDGFMVGALALMESPAIIVGLLLVKFAAPKNRPKSRKMHLSAILHESLLNGSVYLLLSSLIVGFLTASSNPSGIVKMEPFTGQLFYGAECFFLLDMGIVAAQRLPRLKNAGSFLIGFAIFMPLFNAFIGVFVARFLSLGPGNALLFVVLCASASYLAVPAAMRMTVPEAKSSYYISTTLGLTFPFNIVLGIPIYMSLVNTIIPLTPL
- a CDS encoding SulP family inorganic anion transporter, translating into MKIINGFHLKNVRGDILGGITAAVVALPLALAFGNAALGPGGAIYGLYGAVVVGFLAALFGGTPAQVSGPTGPMSVTVAGVVAGLAAVGVPRDLSAGQILPLVMAAVVIGGLLQILFGILKLGKYITLVPYSVVSGFMSGIGVIIIALQIGPLLGISTRGGVVESLSTVFSNFQPNGAAIGVAIMTLGIVFLTPRKISQWVPSPLLALLIVTPISILIFGDGAIDRIGEIPRGVPSLNFPSFNQYFPIIFKAGLVLAVLGAIDSLLTSLVADNISQTKHNSDRELIGQGIGNAVAGLFSGLPGAGATMRTVINVKSGGSTPISGMVHSVVLLIVLVGAGPLAEQIPTALLAGILIKVGLDIIDWGFLRRAHKLSLKTSVVMYGVLLMTVFWDLIWAVLVGVFIANMLTIDSITETQLEGMDEDNPLSKNDQAKNALPADEKALLDRCSGEVMLFRLKGPLSFGAAKGISERMMLVRNYKVLILDITDVPRLGVTATLAIEDMMQEAKNNSRKAFVAGANEKVKDRLAKFGVEGIIETRKEALETALNEIA